The nucleotide sequence TCTTTCAGCTGAAATCGTTGGAACGGGATGATCTATATCGGGTGGTGGCGCAAGCTTTGGGCGACCGGGAGCGGGGCTATGGCGATCACTCGGTGCAGATCGATGAGGACGCGATCGCTCATCTGGTGAATGTGGCCAACGGCGACGCCCGCGCCCTCTTGAATGCACTGGAGTTAGCTGTAGAAACGACCACCCCAGCCTCCGACGGCAGCATTCACATCACCCTGGCAGTCGCCGAAGAATCGATTCAGCAGCGGGCCGTTCTCTACGACAAAGAAGGCGACGCCCACTTCGACACCATCAGCGCCTTCATCAAAAGTCTGCGGGGCTCTGACCCCGATGCGGCACTGTACTGGCTAGCGCGCATGATTTATGCGGGGGAAGACCCGCGCTATATTTTTCGGCGGCTGATCATTCTAGCCAGCGAAGATATTGGGTTGGCTGATCCCCAGGCAGTTGCCATTGCCATGAGTTGTGCGGAAGCGTTCGATCGCGTGGGCATGCCCGAAGGTCGCTATCCCCTCGCCCAGGCGACTTTATATTTAGCGACGGCACCGAAATCCAACAGTGCGATGGCCTTTTTTGACGCGCTATCCGCAGTGGAAAGGGAGCAGCAACGGGACGTGCCCAATCCGCTGCGCGATCCCAACCGGGATAAAGAGGGCTTTGGGCACGGCAAAGGCTATCTCTATCCCCATTCCTATCGCGAGCATTGGGTAGCACAGCAGTATTTGCCTTCGGGCTTGCAGGGGCAGGTGTTTTACCAACCCTCTAATCAGGGATATGAGCGCTCGATTCAGCAGCAGGTGGTGCGACGACGCGAGGCCCAACTCGCGGCGATGGTGGAAGGCACCAGTACGCCCACGACAGAAGCGCTGACCTACAGCCCGAACGATCCGGTGCGAGATCGCTGGCTGCAGAGGACCATCAGCCAGACGGGCGAACGATTAGGCCAGGTGCGCGATCGCCTGTTTGACGCCCTCGAACCGCAGCGGCACCACACGATTTTGGATCTCAATGCCCGCAGCGGTTTGCTGACCTGGGAAGCCGTGCGACAAGTCCCGGAAGGCGGCGTCTACAGCCGAGCGGTAACGGCGCAGGATTTAGCGGCGTTAACGGAGCAAGCCAGCTTTTTGCCAGAACTGTCTCGGCCCATCATTTTTCAGGCTGAATTGCGGACGTTGTCGGCTCAACTCCGCCAGATGGCTCCTGGGATTCAGTTCGATCGCATCATCGGGCGCAATGTGTTTGGCACAATCGCCCCGACGTCAGAATTGATTGCAGCGATCGTCGCGGGACTGCATCCCTCGGGTCGGTTCGCCCTGGCCGAGACCCTTCCCCGCGACAGTCAACGGCTCTGGCAACTGGTGGCAGCCGACAAATTGCCGGAATCCCTGCATGAGCACTGGCAACAGGCCGAAGAACACCTCTATACCGATGACACCGAGCCCCGCTTTGCCTGGACAGCTGAGAAGCTGGTGCAGCAGTTAGAAGCGGCTGGCATGACCGTCAGTTGGACTCAAGAAACCGTCCAAAGTGACTTATTGATTAGCGAGCAGTTATGCGATCGCTGGTTTGACTTGCGCAACCCCACCAGTTACGGCACTAAACTCGCGGCGACTTTAAACGCTGAAGAGCTGCCAGCGATTGAGTCTGCCCTACGCCGCCAAGTCCAAAATCAAACCGTGAGTTGGCAATCGACTCAACTCTTGCTCACGGGCCATCCGACCCACTGAGCACCACTACCGGCGATCGCGAGCAGTCGTTGCCATCCCTGTCTGTCCCAAGCAACTGATGTAGACGAGACGTGGGGTGACGACAGAACGGGCAACCGCAGATTTTAAGCAGCTCTAGCGGCTGGGGGTTGAGGAACGCGGCTCCAGTTCCAGATCATCTTGAATGGCTTGTTCGAGCAGGCGGTTGGGTTGAGGACGGGTGGGGTTGCCGAGGCCGACATACTTTTCCACCAAGGTCAGCAACTCGTGGGCCCCAAAGGGTTTGGTCAAATAATCGGTGGCTCCTGCCATGCGGGCTTTGACGCGATCGATAAAGCCGTCTTTGCCCGTCAGCATAATGATAGGCGTTTGCCGAAACACGCTGGACTGGCGCAGCATGGCACACAGTTCATACCCTTCTAACTCGGGCATGGCGATATCACAGAGAATCAAATCTGGCCGGAGCTGAAACAGCAAACTGAGGGCGCGGAGCGGATTCCCGATCGAGGTCGCTTCGTAACCGTGTTCATCCAAAATTTGCTCGATCGCTTGGCGAATGGTGACCCCGTCATCGACACAGACAATGCGGGGCACTTGGATCGCTTGCCAATCTTCCACCGAGTCGGGCGGCGCGATGGGAGCCGTCACTTCCGATAAATGAATGATGCCCTGCCGCACGTAGGGATAAATTGCCTTAGCCACAGTGACCAGCCCCTTATTCCAGTACCGGGCAATCTGCTGAATAGAAGTGTTGCCATCCATCCAGCGCAACATGCGGGCCGTTTTTTCATCTTCGGCCTCATGGGACTGCAATTTTTGCAAAATGCTGGGGCACTGATGGGGCGATTGAATGTGCGGGTAAAACTGATTCCACGCCTGGATTTGCGTGGTAATGGTGGCCACGAGGGAACTAATCTCGAACGTCGTGAGCTGGGGGCTCAAGCCCGCTGAGAGCTTGAATACAAATGCCCCTTGATGCAGACTCAACAAATCGAACAACGTTTCCTGCACCATGCCGTTGAGAATCTGCCGTCCTTGCTCTGGCGTCAGGGTGTGATTTTCGAGCAACGCCCACAAGTAGCCATATTCCGGCGAGTTAAAGGTGGCGATCGCGGGCACATCCAAATCTTTGAGCGAGTCGTCGAGTTCGTAGCGATGAAGGTATCCCCGCAGACGATTCAGATTGCCGTCGGTGGTTCCCGCATAGAC is from Leptolyngbya iicbica LK and encodes:
- a CDS encoding AAA family ATPase, with translation MDLFDHHRETQIDAEAPLAARLRPRTLDEFIGQDAVVGPGRLLRRAIQADQLSSLIFFGPPGTGKTTLARIIANTTSAQFIALNAVLAGVKDIREAIAQAQNLRGQFGRRTILFIDEVHRFNKAQQDALLPWVENGTVILIGATTENPFFEVNKALVSRSRVFQLKSLERDDLYRVVAQALGDRERGYGDHSVQIDEDAIAHLVNVANGDARALLNALELAVETTTPASDGSIHITLAVAEESIQQRAVLYDKEGDAHFDTISAFIKSLRGSDPDAALYWLARMIYAGEDPRYIFRRLIILASEDIGLADPQAVAIAMSCAEAFDRVGMPEGRYPLAQATLYLATAPKSNSAMAFFDALSAVEREQQRDVPNPLRDPNRDKEGFGHGKGYLYPHSYREHWVAQQYLPSGLQGQVFYQPSNQGYERSIQQQVVRRREAQLAAMVEGTSTPTTEALTYSPNDPVRDRWLQRTISQTGERLGQVRDRLFDALEPQRHHTILDLNARSGLLTWEAVRQVPEGGVYSRAVTAQDLAALTEQASFLPELSRPIIFQAELRTLSAQLRQMAPGIQFDRIIGRNVFGTIAPTSELIAAIVAGLHPSGRFALAETLPRDSQRLWQLVAADKLPESLHEHWQQAEEHLYTDDTEPRFAWTAEKLVQQLEAAGMTVSWTQETVQSDLLISEQLCDRWFDLRNPTSYGTKLAATLNAEELPAIESALRRQVQNQTVSWQSTQLLLTGHPTH
- a CDS encoding response regulator codes for the protein MQGQLAEIDIRSILQLIELGQRTGELYVEAYLPALPAMGADSAQSKTQSPHSWLVFFLNGQIVYAGTTDGNLNRLRGYLHRYELDDSLKDLDVPAIATFNSPEYGYLWALLENHTLTPEQGRQILNGMVQETLFDLLSLHQGAFVFKLSAGLSPQLTTFEISSLVATITTQIQAWNQFYPHIQSPHQCPSILQKLQSHEAEDEKTARMLRWMDGNTSIQQIARYWNKGLVTVAKAIYPYVRQGIIHLSEVTAPIAPPDSVEDWQAIQVPRIVCVDDGVTIRQAIEQILDEHGYEATSIGNPLRALSLLFQLRPDLILCDIAMPELEGYELCAMLRQSSVFRQTPIIMLTGKDGFIDRVKARMAGATDYLTKPFGAHELLTLVEKYVGLGNPTRPQPNRLLEQAIQDDLELEPRSSTPSR